Proteins encoded within one genomic window of Vanrija pseudolonga chromosome 3, complete sequence:
- the spo5 gene encoding Sporulation-specific protein 5, with protein MGHLNPRAKTFLGGHSGTTTATTVNHAGPATHSSPPNTTQSVMSSNTAPNYMLHMLTTSAPTPTPSNSPSSSDDSKTRAPVAPRFGHNWSTLPAAPASASARSQRFEPNSLSPSKDLITPYSHRSRSPSVPVILPSDEERRESIPSRTNLPAVDASLRALGRLQLSEPTPAFNPFDSGNEHILYASSASSVLEESRNVYIANLPMDVTNERLTEMGSHFGTVIYASIHHEGTTLETYEMLPERAKTGLLPASFAFIMFTEVGAARHFIEVMPKFWPCQCMPANETHQLKSKVHEDPHSSNLYVAEIPLNCTEQDLHTLMHPGVISSHRFLIDGSGNRRGVAMVRLQSRAQAEAAIARLDRKITMRGCVKPIQVRIADSESQKLYKKSGSGNVSPPGLRRATSIATMQTPAPQPLTTMQTPAPQPTPVAKLSPDLAYQELSEGELQAAVQIGDGARRELIRRESMRALHSRASAPSLSSVSTRQNPVAPTLTSASTRQNSVAFPEMPMTPTTPTIFGSSSAEPWAILPTSPTNATTRDTGRWERGNGRKMYTPDSESSPSSSASSRAALWTDRYGASSSSWRN; from the exons ATGGGCCACCTCAACCCCCGCGCCAAGACCTTCCTCGGTGGCCActcgggcacgacgaccgccACCACTGTCAACCACGCCGGCCCCGCCacccactcgtcgccgcccaacACCACCCAGTCAGTCATGTCGTCTAACACTGCTCCCAACTACATGCTCCACATGCTGACGACCAgtgcccccacccccaccccctccaaCTCGCCGtccagcagcgacgactcGAAGACCCGCGCTCCCGTCGCCCCGCGCTTTGGCCACAACTGGTCcaccctccccgccgcgccggcgtcggccagcgcgcgctcccaGCGCTTCGAGCCCAACAGTCTCTCTCCCTCGAAAGACCTCATCACTCCGTACTCGCACCGTTCGCGCTCGCCTAGTGTGCCGGTGATCCTTCCTTCGGAtgaggagcgccgcgagtCGATCCCTTCCCGTACCAACCTCCCGGCCGTAGACGCGTCCCTtcgcgccctcggccgcctccaGCTGAGCGAGCCCACCCCTGCGTTTAACCCCTTTG ACTCGGGCAACGAGCACATCCTCTACGCTAGCAGCGCCAGTAGTGTCCTCGAGGAGAGCAGGAACG TCTACATCGCCAACCTCCCCATGGACGTCACCAACGAACGCCTCACCGAGATGGGCAGCCATTTTGGCACAGTCATTTACGCGAGCATTCACCACGAGGGCACCACGCTTGAGACGTATGAGATGCTTCCTGAGCGTGCCAAGACCGGCCTCCTCCCCGCGTC CTTCGCCTTCATCAT GTtcaccgaggtcggcgccgcgcgccacttCATCGAGGTGATGCCCAAGTTCTGGCCGTGCCAGTGCATGCCCGCCAACGAGACGCATCAGCTCAAGAGCAAGGTGCACGAGGACCCGCACTCGAGTAACCTCTATGTGGCCGAGATCCCTCTCAACTGTACTGAGCAG GACCTGCACACCCTTATGCACCCCGGAGTCATCTCGTCCCACCGTTTCCTCatcgacggcagcggcaaccgCCGCGGCGTTGCTATGGTTCG CCTCCAGAGCCGCGCtcaggccgaggccgccatTGCTCGC CTCGACCGCAAGATCACGATGCGTGGGTGCGTCAAGCCCATCCAGGTTCGCATTGCCGACTCGGAG TCGCAGAAGCTTTACAAGAAGAGCGGTTCGGGCAATGTGTCGCCGCCcggcctccgccgcgccaccaGCATCGCTACCATGCAGACTCCTGCTCCCCAGCCACTCACCACCATGCAGACCCCAGCTCCCCAGCCGACCCCGGTTGCCAAGCTCTCGCCCGACCTGGCGTACCAGGAGCTGTCGGAGGGTGAGCTCCAGGCTGCCGTCCAGATCGGCGACGGTGCTCGCCGTGAGCTCATTCGCCGTGAGTCTATGCGCGCTCTCCACTCGCGTGCTTCGGCTCCCTCTCTTTCGTCGGTGTCGACTCGCCAGAACCCTGTCGCTCCCACTCTtacgtcggcgtcgacccgccAGAACTCTGTCGCGTTCCCCGAGAtgccgatgacgccgacgacccccACGATCTTTGGCTCCTCTTCGGCGGAGCCGTGGGCGATcctccccacctcgcccaccaaCGCCACTACCCGCGACACCGGCCGCTGGGAGCGCGGCAACGGCCGCAAGATGTACACGCCCGACTCGgagtcgtcgccgtcgtcgtctgcgtcgtcgcgcgccgctctcTGGACCGACCGCtacggcgcgtcgtcgagcagctggcgcaACTAA
- the B13D24.010 gene encoding NADH-ubiquinone oxidoreductase 21 subunit yields MARSNPLLPPLTGRPSAFIANSPLEEAHLYHQHPTIAVAARVTLQSAGVGLLVSAVQNALDKHDRGAMGVVTRTGGTIGFFAAMGFAFSFTQSFVANTRETDDALNGAAGGCAAGFIAGVRARSLPVAFGACAGMATLIGTFQAAGNALTGTDRQATPRPEREERRLRFFKQPKAEEETA; encoded by the exons ATGGCCCGCTCcaaccccctcctcccccctctgACGGGCCGCCCAAGCGCCTTCATCGCCAACTCGCCCCTCGAGGAGGCCCACCTCTACCACCAGCACCCGAcgatcgccgtcgccgcgcgcgttACCCTCCAGTCGGCTGGTGTCGGTCTCCTCGTCAGCGCCGTCCAGAATGCCCTCGACAA GCACGACCGTGGAGCGATGGGTGTTGTGACCAGGACTGGCGGTACCATTGGCTTCTTTG CCGCTATGGGCTTCGCCTTCTCGTTCACCCAGTCGTTCGTCGCCAACACTCGCGAG ACCGATGACGCCCTGAACGGTGCTGCTGGAGGCTGCGCTGCTGGCTTCATCGCTGGTGTCCGCG ctcgctcgctccccgTCGCCTTTGGCGCCTGCGCCGGTATGGCCACCCTCATCGGCACCTTCCAGGCCGCCGGAAAC GCCCTCACCGGTACCGACCGTCAAGCTACTCCCCGGCCCGAGCGGGAAGAAAGGCGACTCCGCTTCTTCAAGCAGCCCAAGGCTGAGGAGGAGACTGCATAA
- the ubc8 gene encoding Ubiquitin-conjugating enzyme E2 8: MSSPKRRVDTDVMKLLMSDYQVTLVNNKMNEFFVKFHGPAETPFSKGVWKIHVELPEQFPYKSPSIGFMNKIFHPNIDELSGSVCLDVINQTWSPMFELINIFEIFLPQLLRYPNPADPLNGEAAALLMRDPKAYAKKVETYVDKYASNEDADKAGDNGEDEPMSRSHKASASNGNGASNGNGASNGKGVAATHAEDDEDEDEDDNMSDMGELSDGDDEFMGEMDD, encoded by the exons ATG AGTTCCCCcaagcgccgcgtcgacacCGACGTGATGAAGCT TCTCATGTCCGACTACCAGGTCACGCTCGTCAACAACAAGATGAACGAGTTCTTCGTCAAGTTCCATGGCCCGGCAGAGA CTCCGTTTTCAAAGGGCGTCTGGAAGATTCATGTCGAGCTCCCAGAACAGTTCCCGTACAAGTCGCCAAGCATTGGGTTCATGAACAAGATCTTCCATCCCAACATCGATGAGCT AAGTGGAAGTGTCTGCCTCGACGTCATCAACCAGACCTGGTCTCCCATGTTTG AGCTCATCAACATTTTCGAAATCTTCCTCCCGCAACTCCTGCGCTACCCCAACCCTGCCGACCCTCTGAATGGCGaggctgctgcgctgctcaTGCGCGACCCCAAGGCTTAcgccaagaaggtcgagaCCTATGTCGACAAGTACGCTTCcaacgaggacgccgacaaggcgggcgacaatggcgaggacgagcccaTGTCGCGCTCGCACAAGGCATCAGCCTCGAACGGGAACGGCGCGTCGAACGGCAACGGTGCATCGAACGGCAAGGGTGTCGCTGCGACCCACgcagaagacgacgaggacgaggatgaggacgacaaCATGAGTGACATGGGAGAGCTGagtgacggcgacgacgagttcatGGGTGAGATGGACGATTGA
- the MBZ1_1 gene encoding BZIP-type transcription factor MBZ1, with protein MSTFAFPTMPAQQMGNVPGLAELFAFEAVPDLVPNNAATNMDVMDFLNFDEEILQHAESSPESNPPNHTPSPHAFESEPHTYDAGAFMFDFGEEKKPQQNGSSSQTQEIRVKQEVESPAKSSSTPPVPQPQHAAPAQDGALPADQQAALQQLLASFVTYQQQFGLGMNNNLPAAPAAGSIDPSLVFATDPIPSISSLTPASSAAPTAAPQSVPSLQVTPPAPESINEPLYEIDSFEEPMTGRSTRADSVSSLNSADVEGRIDKLVPLSSIFSAGRGKGGKKGGGMSSVVRGEDEEVDEDDSWRPSPEEYKKLSSKEKRQLRNKLSARAFRTRRKDYIGTLEAHIKDRDSVIDAIRAELLSSRAENQDLRHELAALKASTMSVLHPETASQVGQSPAMLKALQQTDAKPQPPTPVRRNTGSSSLSPINTRKDVGAFDVTRGFWGGNENLLGGGGSTMIHAAFTPEVVLPPQPNMNPLLNFTPSTDAKSASLNNVGDRDIDSTSFSEWAESTPYTMKSMDNYRMQMWSRLAREAAADKANISPELRPKFFAEPETGTASSIAALAYSATEHVASKLSSSFWSAFTGTSAKLDTDKLAAVVTGRARLAVVDADKAPSARRASFSRKESSPNEDALAQAMAGLKVTAGTSSPLESLRVRENPLAAVASFFKPSVQAKA; from the exons A TGTCAACCTTTGCCTTCCCCACCATGCCCGCCCAGCAAATGGGTAACGTGcccggcctcgccgagctcttcGCCTTTGAAGCTGTCCCCGACCTCGTCCCCAACAACGCCGCCACCAACATGGACGTCATGGACTTCCTCAACTTTGACGAGGAGATTCTCCAGCACGCCGAGAGC TCGCCCGAGTCAAATCCTCCCAACCACACTCCTTCGCCCCACGCCTTCGAGTCCGAGCCACACACGTACGATGCTGGCGCGTTCATGTTCGACTTTggggaggagaagaagccccAGCAgaacggcagcagcagccagacCCAGGAGATTCGCGTGAAGCAGGAGGTCGAATCACCagcaaagtcgtcgtcgacgccaccgGTTCCCCAGCCACAGCACGCGGCGCCTGCCCAGGACGGCGCCCTTCCCGCCGACCAGCAGGCTGCTctccagcagctcctggCAAGCTTTGTCACGTATCAGCAGCAGTTTGGCCTCGGCATGAACAACAACCTCCCTgccgcgcctgccgctgGATCGATCGACCCTTCGCTCGTGTTTGCCACCGACCCCATCCCCTCAATTTCATCCCTCACCCCCGCTTCCAGCGCCGCTCCTACCGCCGCGCCACAGTCCGTCCCGAGCCTCCAGGTCACGCCACCCGCCCCCGAGTCGATCAACGAGCCCCTCTACGAGATCGACTCGTTTGAGGAGCCCATGACTGGCCGCTCTACccgcgccgactcggtctcGAGCCTCAActcggccgacgtcgagggccgCATCGACAAGCTCGTTCCATTGTCATCCATCTTCAGTGCCGGTCGCGGCAAGGGTGGCAAGAAGGGCGGTGGAATGTCGTCGGTTGTgcgtggcgaggacgaggaggtggacgaggacgactcgtGGCGTCCTTCGCCCGAGGAGTACAAGAAGCTCAGCAGCAAGGAGAAGCGCCAGCTGCGCAACAAGCTCAGCGCGCGTGCCTTCCGTACCCGCCGCAAGGACTACATTGGCACCCTGGAGGCCCACATCAAGGACCGCGACTCGGTCATTGACGCtatccgcgccgagctcctgtCCAGCCGCGCTGAGAACCAGGACCTTCGCCAcgagcttgccgccctcAAGGCCAGCACCATGAGCGTTCTCCACCCCGAGACTGCCTCGCAGGTTGGCCAGTCGCCGGCCATGCTCAAGGCGCTGCAGCAgaccgacgccaagcccCAGCCACCAACCCCCGTTCGCCGCAAcactggctcgtcgtcgctcagcCCCATCAACACCCGCAAGGATGTCGGCGCGTTCGATGTCACTCGCGGCTTCTGGGGTGGCAACGAGAACCTTCTcggtggcggtggcagcACGATGATTCACGCTGCCTTCACGCCCGAGGTTGTCCTCCCTCCTCAGCCCAACATGAACCCCCTGCTCAACTTTACGCCTTCGACTGACGCcaagtcggcgtcgctcaACAACGTCGGTGACCGCGACATTGACTCGACGTCCTTCTCCGAGTGGGCCGAGAGCACGCCGTACACGATGAAGTCGATGGACAACTACCGCATGCAAATGTggtcgcgcctcgcccgtgaggctgccgccgacaaggccaacATTTCGCCCGAGCTCCGTCCCAAGTTCttcgccgagcccgagactGGAACTGCTTCCTCGATTGCCGCTCTTGCCTACAGCGCCACCGAGCACGTTGCGTCCaagctgtcgtcgtcgttctggTCGGCATTCACTGGCACGTCTgccaagctcgacacggACAAGCTTGCCGCTGTCGTCACTGGCCGTGCACGCCTCGCtgttgtcgacgccgacaaggcgcccagcgctcgccgcgcctcgtTCTCTCGCAAGGAGTCGTCTCCCAACGAGgacgccctcgcgcaggccaTGGCCGGCCTCAAGGTCACTGCGGGTACATCATCACCGCTCGAGTCTCTCCGCGTGCGCGAGAACCCACTAGCTGCTGTTGCAAGCTTCTTCAAGCCGTCTGTCCAGGCCAAGGCATAG
- the TIF6 gene encoding Eukaryotic translation initiation factor 6, giving the protein MAVRCQFENSTDIGVFSKLTNAYCLTALASSSNFYSTFEAELSDVIPIVHTTIAGTRIVGRLTAGNRHGLLVPSTTTDQELQHLRNSLPPTVAIQRVEERLSALGNVIACNDYVALVHPDIDRETEEIIADTLKVEVFRQTIASNVLVGSYCALSNQGGLVHPKTSRSELDELSSLLQVPLVAGTVNRGSEVIGAGMVVNDWCAFTGLDTTATEVSVIEATFRLQGQTSAAVINEMRDSLIDHYA; this is encoded by the exons ATGGCTGTCC GCTGCCAGTTTGAGAACTCGACCGACATTGGAGTCTTCTCCAAGCTCACCAACGC CTACTGCCTCACGGCTCTTGCCTCGTCGAGCAACTTTTACTCGAcgttcgaggccgagctcagCGATGTCATCCCCATCGTGCACACGACCATCGCCGGCACGCGCATCGTCGGCCGCCTGACCGCCGGCAACCGCCACGGCCTCCTCGTGCCCTCCACCACGACCGACCAGGAGCTGCAACACCTCCGCAACTCGCTCCCTCCCACCGTTGCCATCCAGCGTGTCGAGGAGCGGTTGTCGGCCCTCGGCAACGTGATTGCCTGCAACGACtacgtcgcgctcgtccacCCCGACATTGACCGCGAGACTGAAGAGATCATTGCCGACACACTCAAGGTCGAGGTCTTCCGTCAGACCATTGCCTCCAACGTCCTCGTTGGCTCGTACTGTGCTCTCTCCAACCAG GGCGGCCTTGTCCACCCCAAGACGTCGAggtccgagctcgacgagttgTCGTCCCTCCTCCAGGTCCCACTGGTCGCCGGAACCGTCAACCGCGGTTCCGAAGTGATTGGTGCCGGTATGGTCGTCAACGACTGGTGTGCCTTCACCGGTCTCGACACGACGGCCACCGAGGTCAGCGTCATTGAGGCCACCTTCCGCCTCCAGGGCCAGACCTCCGCTGCTGTTATCAACGAGATGCGCGACTCGCTCATCGACCACTACGCATAA
- the CSN12 gene encoding Protein CSN12 → MKLHQFIQAFAEPLRNEDATPLLRLLDSRNRTARGLSQTVGPIDDKRLQNPGHTLPEPWDGIAVRHCAAVHALYNNDYASAYSHQHQLVILFFRWFQEQPAWALPVLYLVLRDLRELAEQADAATFSTGGMPSLEECTRTVSKAFSICATDRTFKGAQSRRNGVYHVACLSIKCYFKVGKPNLCKNIVRAVVSDPKTPPVDEAPLTDQVTWHYYMGMLAFLNGEDKKATDELTWALLHCPADAVRNQELILTYLIPLHLLRGSFPRPKLLEAHPRLAETYAPFVKATRNGDIADYDEHLEAAQTRLVGLNTYLAVERAREGCLRVLFKKAWIASDKSSRVPISTFQTALRLHGVNVDSDEVECMVANMIYRGFIKGYISHEKQMVVLASKTPPFPALASMVR, encoded by the exons ATGAAGCTGCACCAGTTCATCCAGGCGTTCGCCGAGCCGCTGCGAAACGAGGACGCGACGccgctcctccgcctcctcgacagccGGAaccgcaccgcgcgcggcctGTCCCAAACTGTCGGCCCGATCGAT gacAAGCGCCTCCAGAACCCGGGCCACACGCTCCCCGAGCCATGGGACGGTATCGCCGTGcgccactgcgccgccgtgcaCGCGCTCTACAACAACGACTATGCTTCGGC ATATTCACACCAGCACCAACTGGTCATTCTCTTCTTCCGGTGGTTCCAGGAGCAGCCGGCATGGGCCCTCCCCGTGCTCTATCTTGTTCTCCGGgacctgcgcgagctcgccgagcaggcggaCGCCGCGACCTTTAGCACCGGCGGCATGCCCAGCCTCGAGGAGTGCACCCGCACCGTCTCCAAGGCGTTCAGCATATGCGCGACCGACCGCACCTTCAAGGGCGCGCAGAGCCGTCGTAATGGCGTGTACCATGTCGCGTGTCTCAGTATAAAGTGTTACTTCAAG GTTGGCAAGCCGAACCTTTGCAAGAACAttgtccgcgccgtcgtcagcgATCCCAAGACACCACCGGTCGACGAAGCCCCGCTCACAGACCAGGTCACATGGCACTACTACATGGGCATGTTGGCGTTCCTcaacggcgaggacaagaaggcgACAGACGAGCTCACCTGGGCACTGCTACACtgccccgccgacgccgtccgtAACCAGGA GCTCATCCTCACATACTTGATCCCCCTGCATCTCCTTCGAGGCTCCTTCCCCCGGCCCAAGCTGCTCGAAGcccacccccgcctcgccgagacgTACGCTCCGTTTGTCAAGGCGACCAGGAACGGCGATATCGCCGACTACGACGAGCATCTCGAGGCGGCTCAGACGCGTCTGGTCGGCTTGAATACCTACTTGGCtgtcgagcgtgcgcgcgagggATGCCTGCGCGTTCTGTTCAAGAAGGCGTGGATTGCGAGCGACAAGAGCTCGCGGGTGCCCATCTCGACGTTCCAAACAGCACTCAGGTTGCAtggcgtcaatgtcgacagCGATGAGGTCGAGTGCATGGTCGCAAACATGATCTACCGC GGCTTCATCAAGGGGTACATCTCACATGAGAAGCAGATGGTCGTCTTGGCAAGCAAGACGCCGCCATTCCCGGCGCTCGCATCAATGGTCCGGTAG
- the CPC735_031240 gene encoding Subtilisin-like protease: MRLSFAVLFSLLPAILATPVKRAEDIAPLNVAGEVIPDSYIVVFKKGVSVDQISLHLDNVAVWQNAAPLQGVDDGLTHVYADEIPNFDFSGYSGRFSAEALQAIREAPEVAYVERDQIVRTQDDIKGVDNFGSDIETEKDAPWGLARISHRDTLRLGTFNKYVYDTHGGEGVTAYVIDTGVYVQHEEFEGRARWGATIPSGDPDEDGNGHGTHCAGTIGSAKYGVAKAAEIVAVKVLRSNGSGSMSDVVKGVLWAAKDAEKQKKAGGTKHKGSVANMSLGGGKAQSLDDAVDAAVESGLHFAVAAGNDNRDACTFSPAASKLAVTVGASTIGDERAYFSNHGKCVDIFAPGLNIKSTWNGIPPVNTISGTSMASPHIAGLLAYLISIEGSDTFSILEGAQELVPVEHEASAYSQAYDLLPELLQAVLPAPEEEVVELVRAKRELTPERLKKALIALASPGILSDAGGRSLPAGSPNLLAFNNATSTRR; encoded by the exons ATGCGTCTGTCCTTCGCCGTCCtcttctccctcctcccGGCCATTCTTGCCACCCCGgtcaagcgcgccgaggacattgcGCCCCTCAACGTGGCTGGCGAGGTCATCCCCGACTCGTACATTGTCGTCTTCAAGAAGGGCGTGTCTGTTGACCAGATCTCGctccacctcgacaacgTTGCCGTCTGGCAGAACGCCGCT CCTCTCCAGGGTGTTGACGATGGCCTCACGCACGTctacgccgacgagatccCCAACTTCGACTTCTCTGGTTACT CCGGTCGTTTCTCGGCCGAGGCCCTTCAGGCTATCCGCGAGGCCCCCGAGGTGGCGTACGTTGAGCGCGACCAGATCGTCCGCACCCAGGACGACATCAAGGGTGTCGACAACTTTGGCAGCGACATTGAGACTGAGAAGGACGCTCCTTGGGGTCTCGCCCGTATCTCGCACCGCGACACTCTCCGCCTCGGTACCTTCAACAAGTACGTTTACGacacgcacggcggcgagggcgtgacTGCCTACGTTATCGACACTGGTGTCTACGTCCAGCACGAGGAGTTTGAGGGCCGTGCCAGGTGGGGTGCCACCATCCCCTCTGGTgaccccgacgaggacggaaACGGCCACGGCACTCACTGCGCTGGTACCATTGGTTCGGCCAAGTATGGCGTTGCCAAGGCGGCCGAAATCGTCGCCGTCAAGGTTCTCCGCAGCAACGGTTCGGGCAGCATGAGCGACGTCGTCAAGGGTGTCCTCTGGGCTGCtaaggacgccgagaagcagAAGAAGGCCGGCGGTACCAAGCACAAGGGCTCGGTCGCCAACATGTCGCTTGGTGGTGGCAAGGCTCAGTCGCTTGACGACGCtgttgacgccgccgtcgagtcgGGCCTCCACttcgctgtcgctgctggcAA CGACAACCGTGACGCTTGCACGTTCTCGCCCGCTGCCTCCAAGCTCGCCGTCACTGTCGGTGCGTCCACcatcggcgacgagcgcgcgtaCTTCTCCAACCACGGCAAGTGTGTCGACATCTTCGCCCCTGGTCTCAACATCAAGTCGACCTGGAACGGTATTCCTCCCGTCAACACCATCTCGGGCACCTCGATGGCCTCGCCTCACATTGCTGGTCTCCTCGCCTACCTCATCTCAATCGAGGGCAGCGACACCTTCTCCATCCTCGAGGGTGCGCAGGAGCTCGTCcccgtcgagcacgaggccaGCGCCTACTCGCAGGCCTACGACCTCCTCCCCGAGCTTCTCCAGGCTGTCCTCCCCGCtcccgaggaggaggtcgtcgagcttgtccgcgccaagcgcgagctcACCCCCGAGCGCCTCAAGAAGGCTCTTATCGCTCTCGCCAGCCCCGGCATCCTCAGCGATGCCGGTGGCCGTTCGCTCCCCGCGGGCTCGCCCAACCTCCTTGCGTTCAACAACGCCACCTCGACCCGTCGTTAA